AGCCTTAATCCTCCTTTTACATCTACATCAAAGAAAAGATTTGTTCCAAGAGCAAGTTTGTTTTCTACTTCGTTTTTGAGTGTGCCGTAATACTTATTGGCATAAACTTCCTCATACTCAATGAATTCTCCGTCTTCAATTTTTTGAAGAAAATCTTTTGTCGAAAGAAAATAATATTCTACACCGTTTTGCTCATTGCCTCTCGGTAAACGATTGGTAGCGGAAATGGAGAATTGGAACGAAGGCACTTCCTGCATTAGATAATTGATAAGAGTGCTTTTACCGGCTCCAGAGGGGGCTGAAAAAATGATGGCTTTTCCTTCTTTCATTCAAAAATATGTTGATAGGTAATATATATGCAATATTTTTATAAGATATTGAGTACTTGTTCTTTAATTTGTTCCAAGTCATCCTTCATCAATACGACGATCTTTTGCATTTCACTATGATTGGCCTTAGAACCTAATGTGTTGATTTCCCTCCCCATTTCTTGTGCTATGAAGCCCAGCTTTTTTCCCGAGCTTGATTCGGTAGCCATCGTAGAGCGAAAATAGTCAAGATGATTTTGAAGCCGTGATTTTTCTTCATTGACGTCAAGTTTCTCAATATAATAAATCAATTCTTGTTCAAATCGGTCTGCATTGTACGTTTCGCCTACATTTTGAATGCCTTCATGTAGTCGTGTTTTAATATGTTCAATGCGTTCTGCCTCAAATGGAGAAACCAAGTCAAGCAATTTCTGAATGTGATCCAGTTTTTCATTGAAAAGCTTTTCTAATGTTTGCCCTTCTTGCAGCCGAAATTCTTTCACTTGCTGTAATGCTTCAAGCGTAACGTCTAAAATGGTTTGCCATTCAAAATCATCCAGTATTTGTTCTTCGTTTGCAAAAACCTGTGGCATCCGTAAAATGATATCAAACCAATTTTGAGGAACAGGTAACTGATTTTCTTCTGCTAATTGCAGAATTTGCTCGTAATAGTTTTGAAATACAGTTGCATTGATTTTTTGAGTTGATTTTTCGTTTGAATTGGTGATGGCGATGGATACATCGACTTTACCTCTTTCCAGATGTTGGGTAATCAGTTTTCTCAAATCAAGCTCTTTTTCCCTGAATATGGAAGACATACGGAGAGATATGTCAATTTGTTTGCTATTCAATGTTTTGATTTCAACAGTAATTTGTTCGTTTGCAATTTCACGGGTTGCTTTACCGAACCCCGTCATAGATTGAAGCATGATTGAGCTGATTAAAATTAGAATGCAAATGTACGGGTTTTGGGTTAAAAAGTGTACATTTGCAAATTAATTTTGTCCAATCGATTGGCTTACACGAGTAAGTTAATGTAAGTACGCAAATATTTTATGCCTGTTATTCTTCATCTTGAGACTTCAACCTCTGTTTGTTCTGTTGCTTTGTCCGTAAATGGGAAACTCGTAGCTAACCGTATCTCTTTTGAAGGTCCTTCCCATGCAGTGCTTTTAGCCAGATTTGTTGATGAAATTTTGAACGAAATGCGTTTACAATCAGTGCGTCCAGATGCAGTAGCTGTTAGTTGTGGACCGGGTTCTTATACTGGTTTACGTATTGGTGTTTCAATGGCTAAAGGATTATGCTTTGGTTGGCATGTGCCTTTGATTTCGATTGATACGCTTCAACTACTTGCTTTTAGTGCTACACAATCTAATTCGTCGAATGAAGCCATGTTGCTATGTCCCATGCTGGATGCCCGCCGGATGGAAGTCTTTTCTGCTATTTTTGATTATCAATTAAATGTTGTTCGGCCTACTACGGCTGATATTGTGGATGAGAATATTTACCTTCAATGGTTAGAACAATATCCGGTGTTGTTTTTCGGAAATGGCGCAGAAAAATGTAAACCGCATCTAACGCACCCTCATGCACATTTTGCAGACTATATTGTTCCCCAAGCAAGTGATATGGTTGCCTTAGCCGAGAATGCTTTTCAAATTGGTAATTTTGTTGATACGGCCTACTTTGAACCTTTCTATTTGAAGGATTTTATCGCTACTGTACCGAAAAATAAGGTGCTTTGATGTAGTTCAATCTTTTGTGTCTGTCCAAACTATCCTAATGCTGAAAAAATCAATGTCAATGGAAACCTTTACATTTGCTGAAAATGAAAAAGCCAATTTAGCGTTGGGTTATATTCGGAATACGAATCGTAATCTTTTTTTGACAGGAAAGGCTGGGACAGGGAAAACAACTTTACTAAAACAAATCAAGGAGCTTATTCCAAAACGGATGGTTGTGGTTGCTCCAACGGGTGTGGCAGCCTTAAATGCAGGAGGAGTAACTATTCATTCTTTTTTTTCATTACCTCTCTCTCCGTTTATTCCTGTTGAACATAGTGCTACAAACGAGAAATCTTTATCAAAGATCAAAATTGAAATTATTCGCAATCTCGATTTGTTGATCATTGACGAAATCAGCATGGTGCGTGCTGATTTATTGGATGCAATAGATGCGGCTTTGCGTCGTTTTCGCAAAAATGCTACTCCCTTTGGCGGCGTACAGCTTTTAATGATAGGCGATTTGCAACAATTACCGCCTGTAGTGACGGATACCGATCGGATTTTATTAAATGATTACTATCATACATATTATTTTTTTGGGAGTTATGCACTGCAGAAAACGAATTTTATTACCATTGAATTGGAGCATATATATCGCCAGCGTGACGAGCAATTTCTTCATTTGTTGAATTCTGTGCGTGAAAATCGACTGGAGAAAGCCGTCTATAATCTTTTAAAAAGCCGTTATGTCTCTAATTTTCATTCGGAAGATCATATTATTTTAACGACGCACAATAATCAGG
The sequence above is drawn from the Microbacter margulisiae genome and encodes:
- the gmk gene encoding guanylate kinase; this encodes MKEGKAIIFSAPSGAGKSTLINYLMQEVPSFQFSISATNRLPRGNEQNGVEYYFLSTKDFLQKIEDGEFIEYEEVYANKYYGTLKNEVENKLALGTNLFFDVDVKGGLRLKEYFGERALSVFVKPPSIEELKNRLIHRGTEPIEVIEERLKRSALELEFAPKFDIVVVNDNIFETVPKVKGLIGDFLSK
- a CDS encoding YicC/YloC family endoribonuclease, translated to MLQSMTGFGKATREIANEQITVEIKTLNSKQIDISLRMSSIFREKELDLRKLITQHLERGKVDVSIAITNSNEKSTQKINATVFQNYYEQILQLAEENQLPVPQNWFDIILRMPQVFANEEQILDDFEWQTILDVTLEALQQVKEFRLQEGQTLEKLFNEKLDHIQKLLDLVSPFEAERIEHIKTRLHEGIQNVGETYNADRFEQELIYYIEKLDVNEEKSRLQNHLDYFRSTMATESSSGKKLGFIAQEMGREINTLGSKANHSEMQKIVVLMKDDLEQIKEQVLNIL
- the tsaB gene encoding tRNA (adenosine(37)-N6)-threonylcarbamoyltransferase complex dimerization subunit type 1 TsaB gives rise to the protein MPVILHLETSTSVCSVALSVNGKLVANRISFEGPSHAVLLARFVDEILNEMRLQSVRPDAVAVSCGPGSYTGLRIGVSMAKGLCFGWHVPLISIDTLQLLAFSATQSNSSNEAMLLCPMLDARRMEVFSAIFDYQLNVVRPTTADIVDENIYLQWLEQYPVLFFGNGAEKCKPHLTHPHAHFADYIVPQASDMVALAENAFQIGNFVDTAYFEPFYLKDFIATVPKNKVL